The following proteins come from a genomic window of Posidoniimonas polymericola:
- a CDS encoding PEP-CTERM sorting domain-containing protein: MKRFWITASLALIAAHAQAAVDSTTQHGPESTSLDAQIVVGDLIDGLIATELPADTGWHPANTSAADQLPALTDGAGILGSGLTGLLNDFPGAGAPTKSIQYDLAAASDIGSIQVLTGNNGKDGRVFSTFTVSTSTDNGGSFDLLGYFESDPLGTTNAGGIGSTLVTVFDDASSVLAGGVTNLQFDFYAVDNSQGQYRDPFDGVNPFTSVDDGLTAAISSPLLFEVDVLAAVPEPAALSLLAAVAAGGLWRRRR, from the coding sequence GTGAAACGATTTTGGATAACGGCTTCACTCGCTCTCATTGCTGCTCACGCGCAGGCGGCGGTCGATTCCACCACGCAGCACGGGCCCGAGTCGACCAGCTTGGACGCTCAGATTGTCGTCGGCGACCTGATCGATGGCCTGATCGCAACCGAGCTGCCCGCCGACACCGGCTGGCACCCGGCAAACACCTCGGCCGCCGACCAACTGCCCGCGCTGACCGACGGCGCCGGCATCCTCGGCTCGGGGCTGACAGGCCTGCTCAATGACTTCCCCGGTGCTGGCGCGCCGACCAAGAGCATCCAGTACGACCTCGCCGCCGCGTCGGATATCGGCTCGATCCAGGTGCTGACCGGCAACAACGGCAAGGACGGGCGGGTGTTCTCGACCTTCACGGTCTCGACCTCGACCGACAACGGCGGATCGTTCGACCTGCTCGGATACTTCGAGTCGGACCCGCTGGGGACCACCAACGCGGGCGGTATCGGGTCGACGCTGGTCACCGTGTTCGACGACGCCTCAAGTGTCTTGGCTGGCGGGGTCACCAACCTGCAGTTCGACTTCTACGCGGTCGACAACTCGCAGGGGCAGTACCGCGACCCGTTCGACGGCGTCAATCCTTTCACCAGCGTCGACGACGGGCTGACCGCGGCCATTTCTTCGCCGCTGCTGTTCGAGGTCGACGTGCTCGCGGCGGTGCCCGAGCCGGCCGCGTTGTCGCTGCTGGCGGCCGTAGCGGCCGGCGGCTTGTGGCGTCGGCGTCGCTAA
- a CDS encoding APC family permease, with product MFRGIYAEVVGALPLNGGAYNALLNTTSKFRASVAACLTILSYMATAVISAGEAMHYAHDLWAPLNVTIATICLLAAFMLLTILGISESSRVAIAIFLTHLASLTTLLVVGVVYLLNNGFGLLTENLSTPTETGPAEAIFFGFSAALLGISGFESSANFVEEQAEGVFPKTLRNMWLAVSFFNPMMALLALAVVPIVVVGEHEETLLSYVGAQTGGNWLAWLISIDAVLVLSGAVLTSFVGVNGLVHRMTLDRCLPQFLLKTNRRGSTHRIIITFFLLCVSVLLITRGELKALAGVYTISFLAVMALFGFGNILLKVKREGLPRPTRAPWPSVLVAIAAVVAGIIGNAVLNPPYLEVFAEYFFPTLLFVVVMLERINILRFCLFVLQATVRGTIRPLKAMTRAIRAKIKQINAQQIVFFTRGDNIANLNSASCTSARTSTPAA from the coding sequence CTGTTCCGCGGCATCTACGCCGAGGTCGTCGGCGCGCTGCCGCTCAACGGCGGGGCCTACAACGCGCTGCTGAACACCACCAGCAAGTTCCGCGCGTCGGTCGCGGCGTGCCTGACGATCCTGTCGTACATGGCCACGGCCGTGATCTCCGCCGGCGAGGCGATGCACTACGCGCACGACCTCTGGGCGCCGCTCAATGTCACGATCGCCACGATCTGCCTGCTGGCGGCGTTCATGCTGCTGACCATCCTCGGCATCAGCGAGTCGTCCCGCGTCGCGATCGCCATCTTCCTGACCCACCTGGCGTCGCTCACCACCCTGCTGGTCGTCGGCGTGGTCTACCTGCTGAACAACGGCTTCGGGCTGCTGACCGAGAACCTCAGCACGCCGACCGAAACCGGCCCGGCCGAGGCGATCTTCTTCGGCTTCTCCGCGGCGCTGCTCGGCATCTCGGGGTTCGAGAGCTCCGCCAACTTTGTCGAGGAGCAGGCCGAGGGCGTGTTCCCGAAGACGCTCCGGAACATGTGGCTGGCGGTGTCGTTCTTCAATCCGATGATGGCGCTGCTCGCGCTGGCGGTGGTGCCGATCGTCGTGGTCGGCGAGCACGAGGAGACCCTCCTCTCGTACGTCGGCGCCCAGACCGGCGGCAATTGGCTCGCCTGGCTGATTTCGATCGACGCGGTGCTGGTGCTCAGCGGCGCGGTGCTCACCAGCTTTGTCGGCGTGAACGGCCTGGTGCACCGCATGACGCTCGACCGCTGCCTGCCCCAGTTCCTGCTCAAGACCAACCGCCGCGGCAGCACCCACCGCATCATCATCACCTTCTTCCTGCTCTGCGTGTCGGTGCTGCTGATCACCCGCGGCGAGCTCAAGGCGCTCGCCGGCGTGTACACCATCTCGTTCCTGGCGGTGATGGCGCTGTTCGGGTTCGGCAACATCCTGCTGAAGGTCAAGCGCGAGGGCCTGCCGCGGCCGACCCGCGCGCCTTGGCCGTCGGTGCTGGTCGCCATCGCGGCGGTGGTCGCCGGCATCATCGGCAACGCGGTCCTCAACCCGCCGTACCTGGAGGTGTTCGCCGAGTACTTCTTCCCCACCCTGCTGTTCGTCGTGGTCATGCTGGAGCGGATCAATATCCTGCGGTTCTGCCTGTTCGTGCTGCAGGCGACCGTCAGGGGGACCATCCGCCCGCTCAAGGCGATGACCCGGGCGATCCGCGCCAAGATCAAGCAGATCAACGCCCAGCAGATCGTGTTCTTCACCCGCGGCGACAACATCGCCAACCTCAACTCGGCGAGCTGTACGTCCGCCAGAACGAGCACACCAGCCGCGTGA
- a CDS encoding BON domain-containing protein: MIDLAAAPTSPANDLLSERVSNALAASPHVPGSQLRVEAAEGSVRLHGSVSTFFEKQMAQELVRRLDGVDRIENLLQVSWT; encoded by the coding sequence ATGATCGATCTCGCCGCCGCACCGACCTCTCCCGCCAACGACCTGCTCAGCGAGCGGGTCAGCAACGCCCTGGCCGCCAGCCCCCACGTGCCGGGCAGCCAGCTCCGCGTCGAAGCCGCTGAAGGCTCGGTCCGGTTGCACGGCAGCGTCAGCACCTTCTTCGAGAAGCAGATGGCTCAGGAGCTGGTCCGCCGCCTCGACGGTGTCGACCGGATCGAGAACCTGCTGCAGGTGAGCTGGACCTAA
- a CDS encoding four helix bundle protein: MSNPDKGYRRLDAWQSSLELVHAIREISLTAPEDRPNGIAVRMRRLSASVPRQLAKGYGQEGKEYRAHVVHARQTLAELEDQIAAAVRHGYLSPQQTCPAQRRAERIGSLLNCMAMALEHC; encoded by the coding sequence ATGAGCAACCCTGACAAAGGCTACCGCCGGCTCGACGCGTGGCAGAGCTCGCTCGAGCTGGTGCACGCTATCCGCGAGATCTCTCTAACGGCGCCCGAAGATCGGCCGAACGGCATCGCCGTGAGGATGCGGCGGCTGTCGGCCTCCGTGCCGCGGCAGCTCGCCAAAGGCTACGGGCAAGAGGGCAAGGAGTACCGGGCCCACGTCGTCCACGCCCGTCAGACCCTCGCCGAGCTCGAGGACCAGATTGCCGCCGCGGTGCGGCACGGCTACCTCAGCCCGCAGCAGACCTGCCCGGCGCAGCGTCGGGCGGAGCGGATCGGCTCGCTCTTGAACTGCATGGCGATGGCGCTGGAGCACTGCTAG
- a CDS encoding OmpA/MotB family protein, translated as MLTGCGRVVFQPQQQTAQAIQLSPEQQQTLAQQQQQYQSRASELDRDNQELESLLAQSRQESQLLREQISATQDQLRATTDQLAGLQQEKVQLQDRTQAMMASVKTPGAAGIRANNTLLRPLSVGSLPGVEVRQDGDTIRVSIPADEVFQYGGAQLKPGGDQLLKRVAADLLANYPEQVIGIEGHTDSAPPASPQFPTSHHLSVAQATAAYDLLTRSAGVPAQQLFVIGHGGNHPRMSNATEAGRQANRRLEVVVYPEVVRRR; from the coding sequence ATGTTGACCGGTTGCGGTCGTGTTGTGTTCCAGCCGCAGCAGCAGACCGCCCAGGCAATCCAGCTCTCGCCCGAGCAGCAGCAGACCCTCGCCCAGCAACAGCAGCAGTACCAGAGCCGCGCGTCAGAGCTGGACCGCGACAACCAGGAGCTCGAGTCGCTGCTGGCCCAGTCGCGGCAGGAGTCGCAGCTGCTCAGGGAGCAGATCTCGGCCACCCAGGATCAGCTCCGCGCCACCACCGACCAGCTCGCCGGGCTGCAGCAAGAGAAGGTTCAGCTGCAGGACCGCACCCAGGCGATGATGGCCAGCGTCAAGACGCCCGGCGCCGCCGGGATCCGCGCCAACAACACCCTGCTGCGGCCGCTCAGCGTCGGCAGCCTGCCGGGCGTCGAGGTCCGGCAGGACGGCGACACGATCCGGGTCTCGATCCCGGCGGACGAGGTCTTCCAGTACGGCGGCGCCCAGCTCAAGCCGGGCGGCGATCAACTGCTGAAGCGGGTCGCCGCGGACCTGCTGGCCAACTACCCGGAGCAGGTGATCGGCATCGAGGGCCACACCGACAGCGCCCCGCCCGCGTCGCCGCAGTTCCCTACCAGCCACCACCTGTCGGTGGCCCAGGCCACGGCGGCCTACGACCTGCTGACCCGCTCCGCCGGCGTGCCGGCCCAGCAGCTGTTCGTCATCGGGCACGGCGGCAACCACCCGCGGATGTCCAACGCCACCGAGGCGGGCCGCCAGGCGAACCGCCGGCTCGAGGTGGTTGTCTACCCGGAAGTGGTCCGCCGCCGCTAA
- the hisH gene encoding imidazole glycerol phosphate synthase subunit HisH, producing the protein MLAIINYEMGNLRSVQKALEKVGHEATITDRPDEIAAADKLVLPGVGAFADAISALHQKQLVEPIKDAIAGGKPFLGVCLGMQLLLDVSYEDGEHQGLGVVPGEVRKFAVPAELKVPHMGWNQARFARPTRLFSGIQDESYFYFVHSYYVAPTDPSVVAAECDYGGPFCAAIERDNLFATQFHPEKSQADGLRVLKNFAEL; encoded by the coding sequence ATGCTGGCGATCATCAACTACGAGATGGGCAACCTCCGCTCCGTGCAGAAGGCGCTGGAGAAGGTGGGCCACGAGGCGACCATCACCGACCGGCCCGACGAGATCGCCGCCGCCGACAAGCTGGTGTTGCCCGGCGTGGGCGCGTTCGCCGACGCCATCTCGGCCCTGCACCAGAAGCAGCTGGTCGAGCCGATCAAGGACGCGATCGCCGGCGGCAAGCCGTTCTTGGGCGTCTGCCTCGGGATGCAGCTGCTGCTGGACGTCAGCTACGAGGACGGCGAGCACCAGGGCCTGGGGGTCGTGCCGGGCGAGGTGCGGAAGTTCGCCGTGCCCGCCGAGCTGAAGGTCCCGCACATGGGCTGGAACCAGGCCCGATTCGCCAGGCCGACGCGGCTGTTCTCCGGGATCCAGGACGAGTCGTACTTCTACTTCGTTCACTCCTATTACGTTGCGCCGACCGACCCAAGCGTCGTCGCCGCCGAGTGCGACTACGGCGGCCCCTTCTGCGCGGCGATCGAGCGGGACAACCTGTTCGCCACGCAGTTCCACCCGGAGAAAAGCCAGGCCGACGGGCTGCGGGTGCTGAAGAATTTTGCGGAGCTGTGA
- the hisA gene encoding 1-(5-phosphoribosyl)-5-[(5-phosphoribosylamino)methylideneamino]imidazole-4-carboxamide isomerase, producing the protein MEVWPAIDLRGGKCVRLRQGDYAQETVFDDNPVAVARQFAAAGAKRLHVVDLDGAREGTSVNLPAVQDIVANVDMQVELGGGVRDEQSILELLGFGLNRLVIGTSAIKRPDWFQEIVRKFPNRLVLGIDARDGRVATDGWLETSDATAVELAQQFNEEPVAAIVYTDIATDGMMSGPNVAAMAEMQRSVKLPVVASGGVTSIDDVRALHEAGLAGCIIGRALYEGAIDLAEAVGVAGD; encoded by the coding sequence ATGGAAGTCTGGCCGGCGATCGATCTGCGGGGCGGGAAGTGTGTCCGCTTGCGGCAGGGCGACTACGCGCAGGAAACGGTCTTTGACGACAACCCGGTCGCCGTGGCGCGACAATTTGCCGCGGCCGGAGCCAAGCGGCTGCACGTCGTCGACCTCGACGGCGCCCGCGAGGGGACTTCCGTAAACCTGCCGGCGGTGCAGGACATCGTGGCCAACGTCGACATGCAGGTCGAGCTCGGCGGCGGCGTCCGCGACGAGCAGTCGATCCTGGAGCTGCTCGGCTTCGGGCTCAACCGGCTGGTGATCGGCACGTCGGCCATCAAGCGCCCCGACTGGTTCCAGGAGATCGTCCGCAAGTTCCCCAATCGCCTAGTGCTCGGCATCGACGCCCGCGACGGGCGGGTCGCCACCGACGGCTGGCTCGAGACCTCCGACGCCACCGCGGTCGAGCTCGCGCAGCAGTTCAACGAAGAGCCGGTCGCGGCGATCGTGTACACCGACATCGCCACCGATGGCATGATGTCCGGCCCCAACGTCGCGGCGATGGCCGAGATGCAACGTTCCGTCAAGCTGCCGGTGGTCGCCTCCGGCGGCGTCACCTCGATCGACGACGTCCGCGCCCTGCACGAGGCCGGCCTGGCCGGCTGCATCATCGGCCGCGCGCTGTACGAGGGCGCCATCGACCTGGCCGAAGCGGTCGGCGTCGCCGGCGACTAA